The Helianthus annuus cultivar XRQ/B chromosome 15, HanXRQr2.0-SUNRISE, whole genome shotgun sequence genomic sequence agGACCTAACTTCCCGCGTTTACGAAAACGAATTATCCCTTTCCATGGAGAGACTTTTAGCAACACGTAATCTCCCACTTGAAACTCAATTGGTCGCCTTCGCCGATCCGCATAAGACTTTTGTCTATCTTGCGCTGCTTTTATCCTTGATCTAACCATAtcaatcttttcattcgttttgGCTACTACGTCTTTTGACGAGAGTTCTCGTTGACCCACTTCCCCCCAACAAACCGGAGTCCTACATTTTCTTCCATACAGCATCTCGTAGGGGGCCATTTTTATGCTgttatgataactattattatatgaaaactctaCCAAGGGTAGATGATCATCCCAGCTTCCCCCAAAATCCATGACACACGCCCTTAACATATCAACTAATGTTTGTATAGTTCGTTCCGATTGACCATCGGTTTAAGGATGGTAGGCGGTGCTAATGTGTAACTGGGTCCCCAATTCTTCATGAAACTTTCTCCAGTAACGAGATGTGAACCGGGTGTCCCGATTGGATACTATAGACACCGGAACCCCATGTCGGGATATAATCTCGTTCATATAAACTTCAGCCATCTTTTCTGAATTATAAGCTTCCCGAATAGGTAAGAAATGTGCGCTTTTGGTCAgtcgatcaacgaccacccataTTGCATCGTGCCCTTTTCTTGTCTTGGGAAGCTTAGTTACCAAATCCATCATTAcatgttcccacttccacacagGGATCTCCAAGGGTTGCAACTTTCCATACGGCCTTTGGTGCTCGACTTTTACTTGAGAACATGTCAAACACTAAGCAACATACTTGACAATGTCtcttttcattcccggccaccaataattcaTCCTCAAGTCTCGATTCATCTTTGTAGCTCCCGGATGAACGGAGTACCGAGAATTGTGAGCTTCATTCAATAGTAATTCTTTCACATCACATTCCCGAGGTATCCAAATTCGGTCATACCTCGTTTTCATACCATTTGCATtctcttccaattcatgaataAATCCTTTCGTCCTCTCTTTCTTTGGGTCGCCAGCATTTAAAGATTTTGTTTGAGCTTCTCGGATTTCACAAAGGAGTTTAGGTGTGACTACCATCTTCATAGATTTTACCCGAATCGGGGGCGGGTactcctttcgacttagagcgTCCGCCACAACATTAGCCTTCCCAGGATGGTAATGAATGTCACAATCATAATCCTTAATGAGTTCCAACAATCTTCGTTGCCTTATATTAAGATCTTTCTGCTCGAAGAAATATTTGACGCTTTTATGATCTGAGTAAATAGTATATTTCACCCCATACAGGTAGTGCCTCCGTATCTTCAAGGCAAACACGACTGCCGccaattctagatcatgagttgggTAATTGTTTTCATGCTGCTTGAGTTGTCCTGAGTATAAGCAACGACTTTACCCCTTTGCATTAACACGCCACCTAAACCTTGGTGGGAGGCGTCTGTATATACTACCAAATCATCCGTTCCATCCGGTAGTGTTAACACCGGAGAATTTGTAAGCTTTTctttcaaggtctgaaacgcctTTTCTTGTTCTTCGCCCCATATAAACTTTTCACTCTTCTTTGTTAATTTCGTCATGGGTGAGGCTATCTGGGAGAAATCCTGGATAAATCTTCTTTAATATCCAGCCAAACCCAGACAACTTTTTATTTCGCTTGGATTCTTCGGGGTTACCCAATTCATTACCGCATCTACTTTGGAAGGGTCCACATGGACACCATCCGCATCGATCacatgacctaaaaattgtacctCTCTAAGCCAAAAGGCGCACTTTGAGAACTTCGCATACAACTTTTCCTTGCGAAGCGTTTCCAATACATCACGTAAATGGGAAGCATGCTCTACTTCACTTCGGGAGTATATTAGTatatcgtcaataaaaacgattaCATATTTATCAAGCATAGGTCGGCACAcccgattcattagatccataaacgcagctggtgcgttcgttagcccaaaggacattactaaaaactcgtaatgcccGTACCGCGTTCGAAACGcagtcttcggcacatcttcGTCTCGTACACGCAGTTGGTGATAACCCGACCGCAGATCGATTTTCGAAaaccaacttgccccttgtaactggtcgaataggtcatcaattcgGGGTAACGGGTAACGATTCTTCAccgtcaacttgttcaactctcgatagtcgatgcacattcgcatcgaaccatctttcttcttcacgaataatacgggcgctccccatggtgaaacacttggtttaatgaaacccttatcgagtaactcttgaagttgcgtcatcaattctttcatttcggtCGGGGCCAGccgataaggagctttagctaCCGGTTTTGCATCTGGGTTAAGCTCTATTTTGAATTCTACTTCCCGTTCGGGCGGAAGccccggtaaatcttccggaaacacATCCGGATATTCGTTCACTACTTTCACATCTTCAAGCTTTGGGACACCTCGATTAGTGTCAATCACGTAAGATAGATACGCCTTACCCCCGTACTTCACATGTTTAACAACTCTGATTATGGAACACAATTTCGACTGAATGACCCTATCTCCTTGAACACTTACCcgtttcccccccccccccccccccgaggttACTAAATGAATGACTTTCTTTTCACATTGAATTTCAGCATGGTTTTGGGCcagccaatccattcctacaacTACTTTAAATTCCCCCATGTACATCGGGACAAGATCTATATTAAATTCCTCATCTTCGATTAAGATCTTACAGTTTCTACAAATATCATGTAACAAATAGCTTTTACTATCAGCAACTTCCACTTCTAGGGGCACTAACATCTTTTCAAGCTTAAACGATGGATGAACTAACAATTCATTAGAAATAAACGATCTACTAGCCCTGGAATCAAATAATACATTCATAGGCATAGAATTAACCaagaatatacctgagaccacatccgGGCTAGTCTTAGCTTCATCCGAGGTTAACTGGAACATCCTCCCACGAGCCTTAGAAGACTCATCCTTCTTTCCATCTTTCTTTGCCCCTTGTTGGAGTTTCGGACATTCCGCTTTAATGTGCCCCGTTTGGTTACAATTGTAACACGCTTTTGAGTTTTCGGGGCACCTATAATACGGATGTCCCTCTTGCCCACATTTATAGCATCCTTTCTTTCCCAACAAACATTCACCCGAATGATGCTTCCCACATGTCTTGCAAGTCGGAATCCCACTATTTGTCTTCCCTTTCCTGTTTTGATCTTGATATTTTGCCTTTTTCGTTGGGTTTGTGTTGGTGGGCTTCTCCGCCACCCTTTTCTCTCCCCGTTCAACTTGCCTTCTTAACTCGATCTCCCTATCTCTTGCCCAGTCAATTAATTCATTCAACGTTGCACACTTGGAGGGATTTACAAACTCCCGATATTCAGCCTTTAACATAGCATGATAACGTATGATTTTCAACCTTTCAGTTCCCGCTATCTCCCCACAGAATTTCACCTTCTCGAGGAACTTATTCGTTATTTCGTCGATCGTTTCATCCTTTTGTCGAAGACGTAAGAAGTCTTCTTGAATCTTATCAAGTGCGGATTGTGGCCTATGATATTTCAGAAATGGTTCCTTGAACTCTTGCCATGTTAACATTTGTACTTTGTCATCCCCCAATTCCTTCGAATGTGCGTCCCACCAATCCTTTGCTTGGAGTTGTAGGAGGCCTGTAGCAAACACCACTTGATCCTCCACTTCACATCTACTTCGTACAAACACTGCCTCGGTGCTTGAAATCCATCTTTGACAAGCTATCGGGTCAATTTCCCCTTTGTACGGAAAGGGGTTAcatgccatgaattccttgtacgtGCACCTTCATGTACTTTTCTTTGTTTGTAGTTCATTAATCTTCTCTTTTAGTTCTTCCACCTTGGACGTTACTAGAGTATCGATTACCCCCAATACTTGACCTTCCACCTCTTGAGCTAGTCGAGGAATACCAGCTTCAATCGCTTTCTCTACTTCTTCCACAATCATTGTTCTCATTTCATTTCGGCGTGCTTCATCGTCATCATTTACATTTACTACATCATCCATCTACATAAAACATTTATTACCTTCATCAGATTTCATTTCATACTTCCCACCATCATGTTTTAACATCATTTTACCATGACACATTCCATTCATCATTCATACTTCATGCCTTATCGTCATTAACGATCGTATCGTATCATTCTTTATTTTAAACATTCATTCATCCTTTCTATCATATAACCATACTAGTGATACGTAGCTCTCATTCTTTCTAATACGTAAAAGAAATTACTTGCGACTAAATCATACTTAAACTTTCTTTGGAAACTCAACGTTTCCGACAACCAACTTCATAGTATTCTTCATCCCATATACCTTGGTATCACCttctttttttattctttttatccCCCATTTTATATATTTCTGGTTAAAAATTCGATTGAATCGACATTTAATTGTGTTTTATTTGAATATTGTAGTTTTGGAAAGCTTGTTGGTGATTCATTGCGGAAAACTCAAGAAAATATGAAGTTTGTGGAAATTTTGCCCAGACACAGCTGTGTTGGTTATCTGAGTACAAAGTCACACAGCTGTGTCAGCCTTGCCACACACCCTGATCTCAACAACAAGCATCAACAGTCCACACAGCTGTGTCACTTAACGACACAACTGTGTGCGGCACCAGATCTGATATAACCTAATGTTTAGCTCCCATTTCATTTGACCCGTTCTAACCCCCAAACTGATCCGATTCAACCCACATCTTTCCACAACATCCCGTAACCATTCCATATCATTCCGTAATTAAATTATTCGTAATGCAAAAATTTCAACTTTTAAAATACTTACTTGCTTTGCGCCGCAGATCGAACACACACTTCTCACGAGCTTtcagtttgagttcaagcacttgatgcttaaatccctcaaacctaggctctgataccaacttgaaacgccCAACTTTTCTCATTCGACTATTAACATAGAAGTTCTtgaaattttacaaaaattttgaCATGACCCGTTTGTATTAAGGACCTTTCCCCCTgttttaacaacatcattttaatTAAGTACTACGACACTTTCAAAATAACAAAGTCGTGACCATAAAAGGTTCACCATAACTATTTTGTACATACTACAACAAAAGGTTTAGAAATCCAAACTACTTACTAACATACTAAACCCAAGTTTGACATCATATTACAAAATGAAAACTTTGACCCATTCATAATTGACAACTTGAACCGGAAGCATGCAAAAAGGTCGACATTGTGTGTTCGGTCCGGGTGCGCCACAATCAAGCAAGGGATTTACCAATCATTCACAATAACAAAACGTTCTTAGTTCATAACACATAACAATTTAAATCCTTTAATTACCTATCATTGTTCAACCCATTAACATGACATGTTACCTTATTAACATCCTTACTTGCATTCGGATACATCCAACATATCCCTTTCCAACTCATTCGCAATAAATCGTTACATACCATACTTTCCAACAATCAATCTACCTATCATTCCGACCCATTTAAACGGGTCCTTTCACATTCACTACAACATCATCCTTAGAACATTTCTTAATTCACTCTTTGCATCAAACCAATCATGACCCGTAATGAAAATTTACAACAAGTCTATAATATCAAATACTACCATTCATAAATCTACATTTAGAGTAAataaagttcatatgaacttaccggaGTCGTGCGCTCCTAATGCTTTCGCTTGACTTGATTCTCCTCCTTTCTTCGACCCTAAAGGGTGTATCACAATTGCGTTTAGTTTTCGCATTATACATCATTTACACGCATTTACATCATTCACTCTAACGTTCATTACTCATATTCATATTCCACGCCATCATTAGATCTTTTTAAATCTAAAATTCTTCATATTCATACATAATCAATTCAGctcaagcatttcatcgaacaccttatGCGCATACTACTTATCTAGAGAAATGTACAAGCCTATTAAGCACATCTCTACCAAGTTTTTTCTAAAATCATGGCAAAACATCACAAACACATGAATTCTTCAAATATTCAGATTATTATAACATCATTATGCATATATTAACCTTACTCATCAAACTATATCAAGAATTAACACATACATCATCATAactgttaggatccgaggctctcatgattgtgtttgtttgtatgaacTTGACAGATCAATGAATATGTAACCATGTAAAGtacagcggaaatggatacaaactgtataaacacaatcaaggaagaaaatagtttgataaacaagtgcttttcattgagtcgaatgattgaaaatacaaagcaaatgattacagcatgtttacagaaactaagctccccctcagccagatactccaaagttggttgcacaagatgaaaggattggattggagaagaagaatctactcagtcaatcaaatgtaacagtacagggtactgttacatttataggcagtccaaaccactgaagcatcttggctgacatcaccatgatagtgacatctaacgacctaacaaccaataaacactgttctatacaaactactgatatgcaacaTCTGATAATCAATATAATACAAACTtgagataactactgcttcacgttccactgttgtagcctgagcactgatgttgaacttcagtgctttcttcaaaggtgatcagtctttgagtgggcagtgcttgagtcttcagcagtac encodes the following:
- the LOC110913482 gene encoding uncharacterized protein LOC110913482, encoding MACNPFPYKGEIDPIACQRWISSTEAVFVRSRCEVEDQVVFATGLLQLQAKDWWDAHSKELGDDKVQMLTWQEFKEPFLKYHRPQSALDKIQEDFLRLRQKDETIDEITNKFLEKVKFCGEIAGTERLKIIRYHAMLKAEYREFVNPSKCATLNELIDWARDREIELRRQVERGEKRVAEKPTNTNPTKKAKYQDQNRKGKTNSGIPTCKTCGKHHSGECLLGKKGCYKCGQEGHPYYRCPENSKACYNCNQTGHIKAECPKLQQGAKKDGKKDESSKARGRMFQLTSDEAKTSPDVVSGIFLVNSMPMNVLFDSRASRSFISNELLVHPSFKLEKMLVPLEVEVADSKSYLLHDICRNCKILIEDEEFNIDLVPMYMGEFKVVVGMDWLAQNHAEIQCEKKYGGKAYLSYVIDTNRGVPKLEDVKVVNEYPDVFPEDLPGLPPEREVEFKIELNPDAKPKDLNIRQRRLLELIKDYDCDIHYHPGKANVVADALSRKEYPPPIRVKSMKMVVTPKLLCEIREAQTKSLNAGDPKKERTKGFIHELEENANGMKTRYDRIWIPRECDVKELLLNEAHNSRYSVHPGATKMNRDLRMNYWWPGMKRDIVKYVA